A region from the Cryptosporangium arvum DSM 44712 genome encodes:
- a CDS encoding SigB/SigF/SigG family RNA polymerase sigma factor: protein MTSGAMTVSVESDAVMDYSNYPMVEPLFRRLAALDRADPVRRQLRNEIALLHLPLARNLAYRYCRRGQQTEDLLQVARVGLIKAVDRFDPDRGVGFLPFAIPTITGDLRRFFRDTAWDVRLPRRLQELNLRINAGIVELSQRTGRAPTAGELAAHMEVPREDVIEGLQAGAAYTAKSLDVPAAASAEAPTLAESLGGDDRRFEAVDNHEALIDLLAALPAREKLILRLRFCEDMTQIQIARVIGVSQMHVSRLLAAVLDRLRTQLLAEP, encoded by the coding sequence GTGACCAGCGGCGCAATGACGGTATCGGTCGAGTCCGATGCCGTCATGGACTATTCGAACTACCCGATGGTCGAACCGTTGTTCCGGCGCCTGGCGGCGCTGGATCGGGCTGATCCGGTCCGTCGGCAGCTCAGGAACGAGATCGCCCTTCTCCACCTTCCGCTGGCACGGAACCTGGCCTACCGCTATTGCCGCCGCGGTCAACAAACCGAAGATCTGCTGCAGGTCGCCCGGGTCGGCCTGATCAAAGCCGTCGACCGATTTGACCCCGACCGAGGCGTCGGCTTTCTGCCGTTCGCCATTCCTACGATCACCGGCGACCTCCGGCGGTTTTTCCGCGACACCGCCTGGGACGTCCGCCTTCCGCGAAGGCTGCAGGAGCTGAACCTGCGGATCAATGCCGGCATCGTCGAGCTGTCCCAACGCACCGGGCGGGCCCCCACCGCCGGCGAGCTGGCGGCCCACATGGAGGTACCGCGCGAGGACGTCATCGAAGGCCTGCAGGCCGGCGCTGCCTACACCGCCAAATCACTCGACGTTCCCGCTGCGGCGAGCGCCGAGGCGCCTACCCTGGCGGAGTCGCTGGGTGGTGACGATCGTCGATTCGAGGCGGTCGACAACCATGAAGCGCTGATCGATCTGCTGGCCGCGCTGCCCGCCCGCGAAAAACTGATTCTGAGACTCCGTTTCTGCGAGGACATGACACAGATTCAGATCGCGCGAGTGATCGGGGTTTCCCAGATGCACGTGTCGCGCCTGCTGGCTGCGGTCCTGGATCGACTGCGCACACAGTTGCTGGCGGAGCCCTGA
- a CDS encoding SRPBCC family protein, translating to MELTATTTIRKPVPEVYAYWRDFENLPAFMAHLELVRTTGDRTSHWSAAAPFGTNVEWDAEITDETVAEIIVWRSTGDADVPNAGTVAFVLAPDGVSTEVHVALSYDIPGGTVGKAVAKYFGEEPHQQLDDDLRRLKQVLETGEVVRSDGSPWGKQARKEFPQRPAQPLSDAELEKGPES from the coding sequence ATGGAACTGACAGCCACGACAACCATCCGCAAGCCCGTGCCGGAGGTGTATGCGTACTGGCGCGATTTCGAGAACCTTCCGGCGTTCATGGCGCATCTCGAACTGGTCCGCACAACGGGCGACCGTACGAGTCACTGGTCCGCTGCTGCGCCGTTCGGCACGAACGTCGAATGGGACGCCGAAATCACCGACGAGACGGTCGCCGAGATCATCGTGTGGCGGTCGACCGGGGATGCCGACGTGCCGAATGCCGGCACGGTCGCGTTCGTGCTCGCGCCGGACGGGGTGAGTACCGAGGTGCACGTCGCCCTTTCCTATGACATTCCCGGTGGGACGGTCGGTAAGGCGGTCGCCAAGTATTTCGGCGAGGAACCGCACCAGCAGCTCGATGATGACCTGCGTCGGCTCAAGCAGGTGCTGGAGACCGGCGAGGTGGTCCGGTCCGACGGTTCGCCCTGGGGCAAGCAGGCCCGCAAGGAGTTCCCGCAGCGTCCGGCGCAACCGCTGTCGGACGCCGAGCTCGAGAAGGGGCCGGAGTCATGA
- a CDS encoding response regulator transcription factor — MTGAMHDPGDTFGRLARVLSEPHAAVAVDAFGRVSSLSGIPGHPLLGAESPVVKLAVSQLVSDQPHTAFLWPWRSAPTHAGPVQDNYVRITGLACDASPPTRPAGLILLQPIRDTHGLTPRELQILGLLVDGGANQHIASVLFITARTVAAHLEHIRSKIRAPTRTAAALYAVRHGLYLPAQLVDRRGRTSRPWAGPPIERAWSC, encoded by the coding sequence ATGACCGGTGCGATGCACGACCCCGGCGACACGTTCGGCCGCCTGGCCCGTGTCCTCTCCGAGCCACATGCCGCCGTGGCAGTCGATGCCTTCGGGAGGGTCTCATCGCTGTCCGGGATCCCCGGCCATCCCTTGCTCGGCGCCGAATCTCCCGTGGTGAAGCTCGCGGTGTCCCAACTGGTCAGCGATCAGCCTCATACGGCGTTCCTCTGGCCCTGGCGGTCCGCGCCGACGCACGCGGGACCGGTCCAGGACAACTACGTACGGATCACGGGCCTCGCGTGCGACGCCTCGCCGCCGACCCGACCCGCGGGCCTGATCCTGCTCCAGCCGATAAGGGATACGCACGGCCTGACGCCGCGCGAGCTCCAGATTCTCGGTCTGTTGGTGGACGGAGGCGCAAACCAGCACATCGCGTCGGTCCTGTTCATCACCGCCCGCACGGTCGCGGCCCACCTGGAGCACATTCGCTCGAAGATTCGCGCCCCGACGCGGACGGCGGCAGCCTTGTACGCCGTCCGGCACGGCCTGTATCTGCCGGCTCAGCTCGTCGATCGGCGCGGACGTACATCACGGCCATGGGCAGGACCGCCGATAGAGCGCGCCTGGAGCTGCTGA
- a CDS encoding zinc-dependent alcohol dehydrogenase — protein sequence MRANTWAGRNKVEVRDVPDPRILNKRDAIVRITSTAICGSDLHLVDGYVPTMQDGDVLGHEFMGEVIEVGSGVRADRLRVGDRVVVPFPIACGACSACAAELYSCCENTNPNAGIAEKMFGHPVAGIFGYSHLTGGFAGGQAQYARVPFADVGPLKIESDLSDEQVLFLSDILPTGYMGAEMCDIQPSDVVAVWGAGPVGQFAMDSARVLGAAKVIAIDKEPYRLQMAERAGHIPVNFDEVDVRSRLLELTGGRGPDKCIEAVGLEATHGSAHVAAYDRVKQAVRSETDRPHALRQAIMSCRSGGVVSVIGVYGGLLDKFPAGAWMNRSLTLRTGQCHVQRYMKPLLQRIERGEIDPTRIITHTIPLDEAERGFEMFKNKQDDCEKVVLKP from the coding sequence ATGAGGGCGAACACCTGGGCGGGCCGCAACAAGGTCGAGGTTCGCGACGTACCGGACCCGAGAATCCTGAACAAGCGCGACGCGATCGTGCGGATCACGTCCACCGCGATCTGCGGCTCGGACCTGCACCTGGTCGACGGGTATGTGCCCACCATGCAGGACGGCGACGTCCTGGGGCACGAGTTCATGGGTGAGGTGATCGAGGTCGGCTCGGGCGTCCGGGCCGATCGCCTGCGCGTCGGGGACCGGGTCGTCGTGCCGTTCCCGATCGCCTGCGGCGCATGCTCCGCCTGCGCCGCCGAGCTGTATTCCTGCTGCGAGAACACCAACCCCAACGCCGGCATCGCGGAGAAGATGTTCGGACATCCGGTCGCCGGGATCTTCGGCTACTCGCATCTGACCGGCGGCTTCGCGGGTGGTCAGGCGCAGTACGCGCGGGTGCCGTTCGCCGACGTCGGTCCGTTGAAGATCGAGTCCGATCTGTCCGACGAGCAGGTGCTGTTCCTCTCCGACATCCTGCCCACCGGCTACATGGGCGCCGAGATGTGCGACATCCAGCCCAGCGACGTGGTGGCGGTGTGGGGTGCCGGTCCGGTCGGCCAGTTCGCCATGGACAGCGCCCGGGTGCTCGGCGCCGCGAAGGTCATCGCCATCGACAAGGAGCCGTACCGGTTGCAGATGGCCGAACGCGCGGGCCACATCCCGGTGAACTTCGACGAGGTCGACGTCCGGTCCCGGCTGCTGGAGCTGACCGGAGGGCGAGGACCGGACAAGTGCATCGAGGCGGTCGGTTTGGAGGCCACCCACGGCAGTGCGCACGTCGCTGCGTACGACCGGGTCAAGCAGGCCGTACGGTCGGAAACCGACCGCCCGCACGCACTGCGTCAGGCGATCATGTCCTGCCGCAGCGGCGGTGTGGTCTCGGTGATCGGCGTGTACGGCGGTCTCCTCGACAAGTTCCCGGCCGGCGCGTGGATGAACCGATCCCTGACCCTGCGGACGGGGCAGTGCCACGTGCAGCGCTACATGAAGCCGTTGCTGCAGCGCATCGAACGCGGGGAGATCGATCCGACGCGGATCATCACCCACACCATTCCGCTCGACGAGGCGGAACGCGGCTTCGAGATGTTCAAGAACAAGCAGGACGACTGCGAGAAGGTCGTCCTCAAACCCTGA
- a CDS encoding TetR/AcrR family transcriptional regulator, with translation MRADKTRNQDSVLAAAERLFDTADDPDAVSMDAIAAAAGVGKGTLFRGFGDRLGLVRALYVKRITEELDTLPTGRGLDPSDEAVELLTRMWRFKVRNRGLALALERAGRGSPYRNESYERFHAEITRLLVAAGMGPADFLAHALIAAVRADLVEHLRDQPEADTEAGLRALVHAVFAGTP, from the coding sequence GTGCGGGCCGACAAGACACGCAACCAGGACTCCGTCCTCGCCGCCGCCGAGCGCCTGTTCGACACCGCCGACGACCCCGACGCGGTCTCGATGGACGCCATCGCGGCCGCCGCCGGCGTGGGCAAAGGCACGCTGTTCCGCGGCTTCGGCGACCGGCTCGGCCTGGTGCGTGCGCTGTACGTCAAGCGGATCACCGAAGAGCTCGACACCCTGCCGACCGGCCGCGGGCTCGATCCCTCCGACGAGGCGGTCGAGCTGCTGACCAGGATGTGGCGGTTCAAGGTGCGCAACCGCGGCCTGGCCCTGGCCCTGGAACGCGCCGGGCGAGGCAGCCCGTACCGCAACGAGAGCTACGAGCGCTTCCACGCGGAGATCACCCGACTGCTGGTCGCCGCCGGGATGGGCCCGGCCGACTTCCTGGCCCACGCGCTGATCGCCGCGGTGCGAGCCGACCTGGTGGAACACCTGCGTGATCAGCCCGAGGCCGACACCGAGGCGGGCCTACGAGCCCTGGTACACGCCGTCTTCGCAGGCACCCCATAA
- a CDS encoding oxidoreductase — MTVLVLGARGTTGSRLARQLTDRHVDVRRAGRSAGTDVYFDWSEPDTFAPSLHGVGAVYLLAPVGVVDPEPVILPFLGAAEKAGVERVALLGSSAIPMGSPGLGTVGTRLRDFVPGWAVLRPTWFASNFTGDHLHARTIRSHGEIVSATGDGRVPFIDPDDIAAVARRVLVGPAAPQRDLILTGPEPLSFDDVAAQLTRPDRAVRHRRVTEAEMSRRLREDGIPPAFADLLAGMDTAIARGAEDRTTGTVEEITGRPPRSFARFSIDS, encoded by the coding sequence ATGACCGTGCTCGTCCTCGGCGCCCGCGGCACCACCGGCAGCCGGCTCGCGCGGCAACTGACCGACCGTCACGTCGACGTACGCCGGGCCGGCCGGTCCGCCGGTACCGACGTGTACTTCGACTGGTCCGAACCGGACACGTTCGCCCCGTCGCTGCACGGGGTCGGCGCGGTGTATCTGCTGGCCCCGGTGGGCGTCGTCGATCCCGAACCGGTCATCCTCCCGTTCCTCGGCGCGGCCGAGAAGGCCGGCGTGGAACGCGTCGCGCTGCTCGGCTCGTCGGCGATCCCGATGGGCAGCCCGGGGCTCGGCACGGTCGGTACCCGGCTGCGCGACTTCGTGCCCGGCTGGGCGGTCCTGCGGCCGACGTGGTTCGCCAGCAACTTCACCGGCGACCACCTGCACGCCCGCACGATCCGGTCGCACGGGGAGATCGTCAGCGCCACCGGCGACGGTCGTGTGCCGTTCATCGACCCCGATGACATCGCCGCGGTCGCCCGGCGGGTGCTCGTGGGCCCGGCCGCCCCGCAGCGCGACCTGATCCTCACCGGCCCCGAGCCACTGAGCTTCGACGACGTCGCGGCGCAGCTCACCCGGCCGGACCGGGCGGTACGGCACCGGCGCGTCACCGAGGCCGAAATGTCCCGCCGCCTCCGGGAGGACGGGATACCGCCCGCTTTCGCCGACCTGCTCGCCGGGATGGACACCGCGATTGCGCGCGGAGCCGAGGATCGCACCACCGGCACGGTCGAGGAGATCACCGGGCGGCCGCCGCGCTCGTTCGCGCGGTTCTCGATCGACTCGTAG
- a CDS encoding PrsW family intramembrane metalloprotease, translating to MVEVVGTQESVSHRARRTWLRIFVVGAGLWVATVVVTFLTGNPNLIPTLVLLGSFLVPVTFVAWAFERRGTGELTSSLVFSTFLTGGVLGVLGASVLEAYLLHPSAWLFFGVGLIEEAVKLGALVVLTRHLRTRSLRDGMILGAAVGFGFAAFESAGYAFTALFTVDGLSIDQLVQTELLRGLLAPVGHGLWTAILGGVLFATMRHGRAIVSGRLILAYLGVAALHGLWDSMHSIALYLTLLLTDGERLRPSPQGWLIEPSVEQVNLFSGLEWAGLALISIIGIVWLAVLWRRSARGASVIPAAL from the coding sequence GTGGTCGAGGTCGTAGGTACTCAGGAGAGCGTTTCGCATCGAGCACGCCGGACGTGGCTGCGAATCTTCGTCGTCGGCGCGGGGCTCTGGGTGGCCACGGTGGTGGTCACTTTCCTCACCGGTAATCCCAACCTGATCCCCACGCTGGTCCTGCTCGGCAGTTTCCTCGTGCCGGTGACCTTCGTCGCGTGGGCTTTCGAACGCCGGGGCACCGGCGAGTTGACCTCGAGCCTGGTGTTCTCGACGTTCCTCACCGGCGGTGTGCTGGGTGTGCTGGGCGCCTCGGTCCTCGAGGCTTACCTGCTGCATCCCTCGGCGTGGTTGTTCTTCGGCGTCGGGCTCATCGAGGAGGCGGTGAAGCTCGGTGCGCTGGTGGTACTGACCCGCCATCTGCGAACCCGGTCGCTGCGTGACGGGATGATTCTCGGCGCAGCAGTCGGTTTCGGCTTCGCCGCCTTTGAATCCGCCGGCTACGCCTTCACCGCTCTGTTCACCGTTGACGGCTTGTCGATCGACCAACTCGTGCAGACCGAGTTGCTCCGGGGCCTTCTGGCGCCGGTGGGCCACGGACTCTGGACCGCCATCCTGGGCGGAGTCTTGTTCGCCACCATGCGGCACGGCCGTGCCATCGTCAGCGGCAGGCTGATTCTCGCGTATCTCGGCGTCGCTGCCCTGCACGGCCTGTGGGACTCGATGCACAGCATTGCGTTGTACCTGACCCTGTTGTTGACCGATGGTGAACGGCTGCGCCCGTCGCCGCAGGGCTGGCTGATCGAACCCAGCGTCGAGCAGGTCAATCTGTTCTCCGGTCTGGAATGGGCGGGCCTGGCCCTCATCTCGATTATCGGGATCGTTTGGCTGGCCGTTCTGTGGCGCCGGTCGGCCCGGGGTGCCTCGGTGATACCTGCCGCGCTGTGA
- a CDS encoding PucR family transcriptional regulator: MPPDTPNTKVGDSEHPDNWWREQLSNLYGLFVVSMMMFDGRDPDDILRLATTSLPALCECIADTVYLRVDRALIPAHGDTPDPDLVTALLSLDGQSGPVPTKDGRWRWAMALGSPAELLGYLVVCSRSEPSSEEFFLIKALAQQTSGALASARLHQREREHATALLTLNTELQALNGRLSESVARLEAQTRVHERLGEVSASGAGEAGIALALHELTGLSAAVEDRFGNLLAWAGPDRPDPYTKVVPHRREALLRQAAAVPHPIRVQTRVISLAKPRQEVLGVIALVDPRHTAGAHEVFALEYATTVLALELSHQRSLAQAELRLRRDLVDDLIAGTDEHSAYARADALGHDLRGTHQVVVVKWSRTQTDDAVAAAAAAAAAALQLPSLISRRAGSVVLLAPGPLVGVSLHRALADKLGGTAGAVGVGGRCRGPTDVPRSYAEAVRAADVRRGSRSPDGTTSYDQLGLYRILDTGAGTGEVQAFVQEWLGELLTYDQRKSADLVHTLSQYLECGGNYDETAAALLIHRSTLRYRLGRIRNICGHDLTDVDDRLNLHVATRAWQVLRRPE, encoded by the coding sequence ATGCCGCCCGACACTCCGAACACGAAAGTCGGCGATTCGGAACACCCGGACAACTGGTGGCGGGAGCAGCTGTCGAATCTCTACGGCTTGTTCGTCGTGTCGATGATGATGTTCGACGGGCGCGACCCCGATGACATTCTCCGCCTGGCGACCACCTCCCTGCCCGCGCTGTGCGAGTGCATCGCCGACACGGTGTACCTGCGAGTCGATCGGGCGCTGATCCCCGCGCACGGCGACACGCCGGATCCGGACCTGGTGACTGCTCTGCTGAGCCTGGACGGCCAGAGCGGGCCCGTCCCGACCAAGGACGGTCGGTGGCGGTGGGCGATGGCGCTGGGTAGTCCGGCAGAGTTGCTCGGCTACCTCGTCGTCTGCTCCAGGTCGGAACCGTCCTCCGAGGAGTTCTTCCTCATCAAGGCACTCGCCCAGCAGACGTCCGGCGCGTTGGCCAGCGCCCGGCTGCATCAGCGGGAACGCGAGCACGCCACGGCGTTGCTGACCCTCAACACCGAGCTGCAGGCGCTCAACGGCCGGCTCTCGGAGTCCGTCGCGCGGCTGGAAGCCCAGACCAGGGTGCACGAACGGCTCGGCGAGGTCTCCGCGTCGGGCGCGGGAGAGGCCGGAATCGCGCTCGCCCTGCACGAGTTGACCGGCCTGTCGGCGGCGGTGGAAGACCGGTTCGGCAATCTGCTGGCCTGGGCGGGCCCCGACCGGCCCGACCCCTATACCAAGGTGGTTCCGCATCGTCGGGAGGCGCTTCTGCGGCAGGCGGCCGCGGTGCCGCATCCGATCCGCGTGCAGACCCGCGTGATCTCGCTGGCCAAGCCCCGGCAGGAGGTGCTCGGAGTGATCGCGCTCGTCGATCCCCGGCACACCGCCGGCGCTCACGAGGTGTTCGCGCTGGAATACGCCACCACGGTCCTGGCCCTGGAGCTGTCCCACCAGCGCAGCCTCGCCCAGGCCGAACTGCGGCTACGCCGCGACCTGGTCGACGATCTGATCGCGGGCACCGACGAGCACAGCGCGTACGCCCGGGCCGACGCGCTCGGCCACGACCTGCGCGGTACGCACCAGGTCGTCGTCGTGAAGTGGAGCCGGACGCAGACCGATGACGCGGTCGCGGCAGCCGCGGCTGCTGCTGCGGCCGCGCTGCAGCTGCCGAGCCTGATCTCCCGGCGGGCGGGCAGCGTGGTGCTGCTCGCGCCCGGGCCGCTGGTCGGCGTCAGCCTGCATCGGGCTCTGGCCGACAAGCTCGGCGGGACGGCCGGAGCGGTCGGGGTCGGCGGCCGCTGTCGTGGGCCCACCGACGTTCCTCGTTCCTATGCCGAAGCGGTGCGCGCGGCCGACGTCCGGCGCGGCTCCCGATCTCCGGACGGTACGACCTCCTACGACCAGCTCGGGCTCTACCGCATCCTGGACACCGGTGCCGGGACCGGTGAGGTCCAAGCGTTCGTCCAGGAATGGCTGGGCGAGCTGCTCACCTACGATCAGCGCAAAAGCGCAGATCTCGTCCACACGCTGTCCCAGTACCTGGAGTGCGGCGGCAATTACGACGAGACCGCCGCCGCGCTTCTCATCCATCGCAGTACTTTGCGTTACCGGCTGGGTCGGATCCGTAATATCTGCGGGCACGACCTCACCGATGTCGACGACCGGTTGAACCTGCACGTGGCTACGCGGGCATGGCAAGTGCTCAGGCGGCCGGAGTGA
- a CDS encoding STAS domain-containing protein: protein MRTGSGHRLSLLGELDQEGALVLRRRVEHLETSTGGRAVLDCGCLWFIDARGLNALLYARAFLGDSGVSLELVEPTPMLRRVLAATELTDALPVVS from the coding sequence ATGCGGACCGGTAGCGGCCACCGCCTCAGCCTTCTCGGCGAATTGGACCAGGAGGGCGCGCTCGTGCTGCGGCGCCGCGTCGAGCACCTGGAGACGTCCACCGGTGGCCGGGCCGTCCTCGACTGCGGCTGCCTGTGGTTCATCGACGCTCGTGGGCTGAACGCTCTGCTGTACGCGCGGGCGTTCCTCGGCGACTCCGGAGTCTCGCTGGAACTCGTGGAGCCCACACCGATGCTGCGGCGCGTACTGGCCGCGACCGAGCTGACCGACGCCCTGCCGGTGGTCTCGTGA
- a CDS encoding VOC family protein, with translation MIPQHPAHGSIGYLQLPTQDLARSAEFYQAVFGWRADLEFGSFEAPGVIGQWTTGREAATGGGPLLWITVDRLSPALTAVTEHGGSVRTRPVLDHRKRWLAEVEDPAGNHLGVVATARTATAQTLLAVRDVEASSRWYQDILGLVSDHGGPSYERLTADGELVLQLHHVDVDHDHGSVIADPAGPVGNGVLVWLGEVADFDGVLARVTEYQATVVRAPHRNPPAGGGNGPAHREIWLRDPDGYSVVVASADGEAWQLGEERADLP, from the coding sequence ATGATCCCGCAGCACCCCGCGCACGGCTCGATCGGCTATCTCCAGCTCCCGACGCAGGACCTCGCCCGGTCCGCCGAGTTCTACCAGGCGGTGTTCGGCTGGCGCGCCGACCTTGAGTTCGGCAGCTTCGAGGCGCCCGGCGTCATCGGCCAATGGACCACCGGCCGTGAGGCGGCGACGGGCGGCGGCCCGCTCCTGTGGATCACCGTCGACCGCCTTTCACCGGCGCTGACCGCCGTCACCGAGCACGGAGGCTCCGTCCGCACCCGGCCGGTCCTGGACCACAGGAAGCGCTGGCTGGCCGAGGTCGAGGATCCAGCGGGCAACCACCTGGGCGTGGTCGCGACCGCGCGCACGGCCACCGCGCAGACCCTCCTCGCCGTCCGCGACGTGGAGGCCTCCAGCCGCTGGTACCAGGACATCCTCGGTCTGGTCAGCGACCACGGTGGACCCTCCTACGAGCGGCTGACCGCCGACGGCGAACTCGTGCTCCAGCTCCACCACGTCGACGTCGACCACGATCACGGGTCGGTGATCGCCGATCCCGCCGGCCCGGTCGGCAACGGCGTGCTGGTCTGGCTCGGGGAAGTCGCCGACTTCGACGGTGTGCTCGCCCGCGTGACCGAGTATCAGGCCACCGTGGTGCGGGCGCCACACCGCAATCCGCCTGCGGGCGGTGGCAATGGACCGGCCCACCGGGAGATCTGGCTCCGCGACCCCGACGGGTACTCCGTGGTGGTGGCCAGTGCGGACGGCGAGGCCTGGCAACTCGGCGAGGAACGCGCCGACCTCCCGTAG
- a CDS encoding DUF2267 domain-containing protein: MAKEMEGDNRKRRALARDARDEDKSPSASGVTLGSSKQREHTRRGRRDGPPPAGAHKPGPDAPVAHRPHGDTEPTPADEPGDRATPDEGSLRLRYREVVSAAAARAGVEFDDGKSAARATIAVLAGTLDADDRRRLVAALPAELTVGPRFPAPSPPAGEADFVRTVALLAGCAPEHAQRRVQAVFAAINDEDPDVLRALSVPAGIEELVLSAP; encoded by the coding sequence ATGGCCAAGGAAATGGAAGGCGACAACCGGAAGCGCCGGGCACTCGCCCGCGACGCACGCGACGAGGACAAGAGTCCCAGCGCGAGCGGGGTGACGCTGGGCTCTTCCAAGCAGCGCGAGCACACCCGTAGAGGTCGGAGGGACGGTCCGCCGCCGGCCGGTGCGCACAAGCCGGGGCCGGACGCTCCGGTCGCGCACCGGCCGCACGGGGACACGGAGCCGACCCCCGCGGACGAACCCGGCGATCGCGCCACGCCGGACGAAGGTTCGTTGCGCCTGCGCTACCGCGAGGTGGTCAGCGCAGCCGCGGCCCGGGCCGGCGTGGAGTTCGACGACGGTAAATCCGCTGCCCGCGCGACGATCGCCGTGTTGGCGGGGACACTCGACGCGGACGACCGGCGGCGGCTGGTGGCGGCGTTGCCGGCGGAACTGACCGTCGGGCCGCGTTTCCCGGCGCCGTCACCACCGGCCGGGGAGGCGGACTTCGTGCGCACGGTCGCACTTCTCGCCGGCTGCGCACCCGAGCACGCCCAGCGCCGCGTGCAGGCGGTATTCGCCGCGATCAATGACGAAGACCCGGACGTTCTGCGGGCGCTGAGCGTGCCCGCCGGGATCGAGGAGCTCGTGCTGTCAGCACCGTGA
- a CDS encoding MEDS domain-containing protein: MNLEPEKTTTVTLGGATLGAGDHLCVFHRGQEERDQLLVPFFAEGLGAGDAVLFLGRDGGKETIPALLGEHDNLQVTEPENGHLRNGRYSPDDLFVRLDDWVGRTLVSGAAPFGRTAGDMSWASQLMSPTLLPELIGEEIAVTSWLREYPLVVLCLYDLELFGGDLIIPMVKAHPKVWMAGTLVENPYYLRSAENGVRH; encoded by the coding sequence GTGAACCTCGAGCCGGAGAAGACCACGACCGTGACGCTCGGCGGTGCGACGCTGGGCGCCGGTGACCACCTCTGCGTTTTCCATCGCGGCCAGGAGGAGCGCGACCAGCTGCTCGTCCCGTTCTTCGCCGAGGGGTTGGGGGCCGGCGACGCGGTGCTCTTCCTCGGCCGGGACGGCGGGAAGGAGACGATACCGGCGCTGCTGGGCGAGCACGACAACCTGCAGGTGACCGAGCCGGAGAACGGTCACCTGCGGAACGGCCGGTACTCCCCGGACGACCTGTTCGTCCGTCTCGACGACTGGGTCGGGCGCACTCTGGTCTCGGGTGCAGCGCCGTTCGGCCGGACCGCCGGCGACATGAGCTGGGCGAGTCAGCTGATGTCGCCGACGCTGCTGCCGGAGCTGATCGGCGAAGAGATCGCGGTCACCAGCTGGCTGCGTGAATACCCCCTGGTCGTGCTCTGCCTCTACGACCTCGAGCTGTTCGGCGGTGATCTGATCATTCCGATGGTCAAGGCCCACCCCAAAGTCTGGATGGCCGGCACGCTGGTCGAGAACCCCTACTACCTGAGGTCGGCGGAGAACGGCGTCCGGCACTGA
- a CDS encoding nuclear transport factor 2 family protein — MSDSPSAVVRQALDHLLAHDMASFVALYADDAVMEFPFAPPGRPARLEGRSAVESYLDGYTDLVNIQRIHDVDLHQTTDPDVIIGEFAASGLVVATGEPYTARYIAVLTISGGRIQHYRDYWNPLLLSDERATA; from the coding sequence ATGTCCGACAGCCCGTCCGCCGTCGTCCGGCAGGCGCTCGACCATCTCCTCGCGCACGACATGGCGTCGTTCGTCGCGCTCTACGCCGATGACGCGGTCATGGAGTTCCCGTTCGCCCCGCCCGGGCGCCCGGCCCGGCTGGAGGGCCGGAGCGCGGTCGAGTCCTACCTCGACGGCTACACCGACCTGGTGAACATCCAGCGCATCCACGACGTGGACCTGCACCAGACGACCGATCCCGACGTGATCATCGGCGAGTTCGCCGCGAGCGGCCTGGTCGTCGCCACCGGCGAGCCCTACACCGCGCGCTACATCGCCGTCCTCACGATCAGCGGTGGTCGCATCCAGCACTACCGCGACTACTGGAACCCGCTCCTGCTCAGCGACGAGCGGGCGACCGCATGA
- a CDS encoding TetR/AcrR family transcriptional regulator: MPYRSSIREERARHTRREVLAAARVSFIDRGYAGTTMRMIAAGAGVSVPTVELLFGTKAAVLKATIDVAIAGDDEQIPVLDREWSVRARAAGDVPGLLTVVVGVLGAAQERSAGLVLAALEASITDRDLGVVSEQLVAQRAVTAGWIADQVAARSPLRTGLTRADAVDTVWLLMDPAVFVRLTRHRDWSMPRYQDWMARSLRTLLVPDDLPTEPPTTSMPREG; encoded by the coding sequence ATGCCTTACCGGTCGAGCATCCGCGAGGAACGGGCACGGCACACCCGCCGCGAGGTCCTAGCGGCGGCCCGGGTGTCGTTCATCGACCGCGGCTATGCCGGGACGACCATGCGGATGATCGCGGCCGGGGCCGGGGTCTCGGTCCCCACGGTGGAGCTGCTGTTCGGCACCAAGGCCGCGGTGCTGAAGGCCACGATCGACGTGGCCATCGCGGGCGACGACGAGCAGATCCCGGTGCTCGACCGCGAGTGGAGCGTCCGCGCGCGGGCCGCCGGCGACGTGCCAGGCCTACTCACAGTGGTAGTGGGCGTCCTCGGCGCCGCTCAGGAACGGTCGGCCGGGCTCGTGCTGGCCGCGCTCGAGGCGTCGATTACGGACCGGGATCTCGGCGTCGTGAGCGAGCAACTGGTCGCGCAGCGCGCGGTCACGGCGGGGTGGATCGCCGATCAGGTCGCTGCGCGCAGTCCGCTCCGGACCGGACTCACCCGCGCGGATGCCGTGGACACCGTGTGGCTGCTGATGGACCCGGCGGTGTTCGTCCGGCTCACCCGGCACCGCGACTGGAGCATGCCCCGGTACCAGGACTGGATGGCCCGATCCCTCCGCACCCTGCTCGTTCCCGACGACCTCCCGACGGAACCCCCGACCACGTCCATGCCACGCGAAGGCTGA